In Blastopirellula sediminis, the following proteins share a genomic window:
- a CDS encoding MFS transporter, which yields MSSLAADKQNSPAETPPSALSAEPDDGSETRNFFLLAFSQVVLRCGWIFKTESIIIPAVLDLIAGPGWIRGLLPILNRIGQSLPPLFYARTLKSMPQKKWSLCGTTLAMGICFSTLALCFVPPVRDAINGWYPDSAVWPSAWLTVAFLVCYFFFFAATGLNQVGFGTVQGKLVRVTKRGRLMLVANFVGAIAAIGLAAWLLPKWLSNDDAQVHWIFGFAGGAFLLSAGISALLKERHDKAPHVKGTAVELFHDAFSVLSEDRNFRRLAVVAFCFGCSLMLFPHYQALARERLGAPLENLILWVIIQNGGTAAFSLLGGPIADWKGNRLVLKLMMCGVFLMPLIAVVLIHTGPSGAMLFNWLFLLVGVTPVMFRGLSNYVLEISPRSEHPRYLAALSLCVAAPMIASPAVGWALDAISYEAVFLTISAILFGGLLMTWTIAEPRHT from the coding sequence ATGTCCTCTCTAGCCGCCGACAAGCAAAACTCCCCCGCCGAAACTCCTCCTTCTGCACTGTCCGCCGAACCGGATGACGGGTCGGAAACGCGGAACTTTTTCCTATTGGCCTTCTCGCAAGTGGTGCTCCGCTGCGGCTGGATCTTCAAAACCGAAAGCATCATCATTCCGGCGGTGCTCGATCTGATCGCCGGACCGGGCTGGATCCGCGGTCTGCTGCCGATCTTGAATCGCATCGGCCAATCGCTGCCGCCGCTGTTCTACGCACGTACGCTGAAGTCGATGCCGCAGAAGAAGTGGTCGCTGTGCGGGACGACGTTGGCGATGGGGATTTGCTTCTCGACGCTGGCGCTTTGCTTCGTGCCGCCGGTGCGCGATGCGATCAACGGTTGGTATCCCGATAGCGCCGTCTGGCCAAGCGCCTGGCTCACCGTCGCATTTTTGGTGTGCTACTTCTTCTTTTTCGCCGCGACCGGGCTCAATCAGGTCGGCTTCGGCACGGTGCAAGGGAAGCTGGTCCGCGTGACGAAGCGGGGACGCTTGATGCTGGTCGCCAACTTCGTCGGCGCGATCGCCGCGATTGGGTTAGCGGCGTGGCTGTTGCCGAAGTGGTTATCGAATGACGACGCCCAGGTGCACTGGATCTTTGGTTTTGCCGGGGGAGCGTTTCTGCTGAGCGCCGGCATCTCGGCGTTGCTGAAGGAACGTCACGACAAGGCGCCGCATGTTAAAGGAACCGCGGTCGAGCTGTTTCACGACGCGTTCAGCGTGCTGAGCGAAGATCGCAACTTCCGTCGGTTGGCGGTGGTCGCGTTTTGCTTCGGATGTTCGCTGATGCTCTTTCCGCACTATCAGGCTTTAGCCCGGGAACGACTGGGAGCGCCGCTGGAAAACCTGATCTTGTGGGTGATCATCCAGAACGGCGGGACGGCGGCGTTCAGCTTGCTCGGCGGGCCAATCGCCGACTGGAAAGGGAACCGCCTGGTCTTGAAGCTGATGATGTGCGGCGTCTTTTTGATGCCGCTGATCGCGGTGGTTCTGATCCACACCGGGCCAAGCGGCGCGATGCTGTTCAACTGGCTGTTTCTGCTGGTCGGCGTGACGCCGGTGATGTTCCGCGGGCTCAGCAACTATGTGCTGGAGATCTCCCCACGCAGCGAGCATCCCCGTTATCTGGCGGCGCTCAGCTTGTGCGTCGCGGCGCCGATGATCGCATCGCCGGCGGTTGGCTGGGCGCTGGATGCGATCTCGTACGAAGCGGTCTTTCTCACCATCTCCGCCATCTTGTTTGGCGGACTCTTGATGACCTGGACGATCGCCGAGCCGCGTCACACGTAA
- a CDS encoding metallophosphoesterase, which translates to MTSLDRRQLLKTGATLAVGSSFLSLVGSQSLAADPYADAKFVEGEPAPIGKGSFTIAVLPDTQMYGEGHPDGFLGQTKWLVENRKSRNIAATLHLGDITNRNTAEQWQLASSAMAQLDGKIPYFMVPGNHDYSSGGKCHDRTTSLNDYFPIDKYRTFETFGGVYDKEPRQMENSYHLFSAGGRDFIVIGLEFGPRRDVVRWANEIAAKHKDREAILITHAYMYYDETRYDWAEKGKKQTWNPHDYQVAKISGDDVMDGTELWNNLVSKHENFILTLNGHVLNDGLGRMASTTPGGRDVHQMLVNFQMKPNGGDGWLRLMEFTTDGTVNVVDYSPTRNQTNASEQNKFSLQLAKV; encoded by the coding sequence ATGACTTCGCTCGATCGTCGCCAATTGCTCAAGACCGGCGCCACGCTTGCCGTCGGATCTTCGTTCCTTTCGCTCGTCGGCTCGCAGTCGCTCGCCGCCGATCCGTACGCCGACGCCAAGTTTGTCGAAGGGGAACCGGCGCCGATCGGCAAAGGCTCGTTCACGATCGCCGTTTTGCCTGACACCCAGATGTATGGCGAAGGACATCCTGATGGGTTCCTGGGACAGACCAAGTGGCTTGTCGAAAATCGCAAATCGCGCAACATCGCCGCGACGCTTCACCTGGGGGACATCACCAATCGAAATACCGCCGAGCAGTGGCAGTTGGCCTCCTCAGCGATGGCCCAGCTCGACGGAAAGATTCCGTACTTCATGGTCCCCGGCAATCATGACTACAGCAGCGGCGGCAAGTGCCATGATCGGACGACGTCGCTGAACGACTACTTCCCGATCGACAAGTACCGCACGTTCGAGACCTTCGGCGGCGTCTACGACAAAGAGCCGCGGCAGATGGAAAACAGCTACCATCTTTTCTCCGCCGGCGGTCGTGACTTCATCGTGATCGGACTTGAGTTCGGTCCACGTCGCGACGTCGTTCGTTGGGCCAATGAAATCGCCGCGAAGCACAAAGACCGCGAAGCGATTCTGATCACCCACGCCTACATGTACTACGACGAAACGCGGTACGACTGGGCCGAAAAGGGGAAGAAGCAAACCTGGAACCCGCATGACTACCAGGTCGCCAAGATCAGCGGCGACGACGTCATGGACGGAACCGAGCTCTGGAACAACCTGGTCAGCAAGCACGAGAACTTCATCCTCACGCTCAATGGCCACGTTCTGAACGACGGCCTGGGACGAATGGCTTCGACGACGCCTGGCGGACGTGACGTTCACCAGATGCTGGTCAACTTCCAGATGAAGCCGAACGGCGGCGATGGTTGGCTGCGGCTGATGGAGTTCACCACCGACGGCACGGTCAACGTCGTCGACTACTCGCCGACGCGCAATCAAACCAACGCGTCCGAGCAAAACAAGTTCTCGCTGCAGTTGGCGAAGGTTTAA
- a CDS encoding histidine triad nucleotide-binding protein, whose protein sequence is MNGKTIFKKIIDGEIPADVIYEDEHCLVFRDIAPKAPTHVLVIPKKEIATLDDIADEDAAVMGHLWLVVRDVARQLGLENGYRVVVNCKEEGGQEVPHVHLHLMGGRKLTWPPG, encoded by the coding sequence ATGAACGGTAAGACGATCTTCAAGAAGATTATCGATGGAGAGATCCCAGCTGACGTCATTTACGAAGATGAACATTGCCTGGTCTTTCGCGACATCGCTCCCAAGGCGCCGACCCACGTGCTGGTGATCCCGAAAAAGGAAATCGCCACGCTCGACGACATCGCCGATGAAGACGCCGCCGTCATGGGACACTTGTGGCTGGTGGTGCGCGACGTCGCCCGACAGTTGGGCCTCGAAAACGGCTATCGCGTGGTGGTGAACTGCAAAGAAGAAGGTGGTCAGGAAGTGCCGCACGTTCATTTGCATTTGATGGGAGGACGCAAACTGACCTGGCCGCCGGGTTAG
- a CDS encoding arylsulfatase, with product MTRLLACLMLLSAATGLFAADRAPNIVLIMADDLGYAELGCYGQQWIKTPNIDRLAAEGIRFTDFYSGNAVCAPSRCCLMTGKHPGHAYIRNNREMKDVSPETQALDLEYGGQRPLATEEVTIAEMLKQRGYATAAIGKWGLGQFGSTGDPNAQGFDLFYGFNCQRHAHNHYPKFLMRNREKEVQPGNDRTLTGDTYSQDQFTKVALEFIDENKDKPFFLYLPFAIPHLSIQAPDESTAEYAGTIPEEDYVHKGYLQHPTPRAGYAAMITHMDKDIGKILAKIEALGLDDNTLVMFTSDNGATYERLGGSDSDFFESVANLRGFKGSLYEGGVRVPLVARWPGKIKPGQVSHLPGALWDMMPTIAEVAKTKTPEKIDGYSLAPTMLGTGEQKVHDYLYWEFPAYGGQQSIRMGKWKGIRQNMMVKKNPDPLKIELYDLEADPGETTDLAAKHPDLVEKLAKLMAEAHTPSEQEAIPVLDGKK from the coding sequence ATGACCCGACTGCTTGCCTGTCTGATGCTGTTGTCCGCTGCGACCGGACTCTTCGCCGCCGACCGAGCCCCCAACATCGTGCTGATCATGGCCGACGACTTGGGTTACGCCGAGCTGGGCTGCTACGGCCAGCAGTGGATCAAAACGCCGAACATCGATCGTCTGGCGGCCGAGGGGATTCGCTTTACCGATTTCTACAGCGGCAACGCGGTCTGCGCTCCTTCCCGCTGCTGCTTGATGACCGGCAAGCATCCGGGCCACGCTTACATCCGCAACAACCGCGAGATGAAAGACGTTTCGCCGGAGACGCAGGCGCTCGACCTGGAGTACGGCGGTCAACGTCCGCTGGCGACCGAAGAAGTGACGATCGCCGAAATGCTGAAGCAGCGTGGTTATGCGACCGCCGCGATCGGCAAATGGGGTTTGGGTCAGTTCGGCTCGACCGGCGATCCGAACGCCCAAGGCTTTGACCTCTTCTACGGCTTCAATTGCCAGCGTCACGCCCACAACCATTACCCGAAATTCCTGATGCGGAACCGCGAAAAGGAAGTTCAGCCCGGCAATGATCGGACCCTGACCGGCGACACCTATTCGCAGGATCAATTCACGAAGGTGGCCCTCGAGTTCATCGACGAGAACAAGGACAAGCCGTTCTTCCTCTACCTGCCGTTCGCGATTCCGCACTTGTCGATTCAGGCGCCGGACGAATCGACCGCCGAATACGCCGGCACGATTCCGGAAGAAGACTACGTCCACAAAGGTTACTTGCAGCACCCGACGCCGCGGGCCGGCTACGCTGCGATGATCACCCACATGGACAAAGACATCGGCAAGATCCTCGCCAAGATCGAAGCGTTGGGACTGGACGACAACACGCTGGTGATGTTCACCTCGGACAACGGCGCGACGTACGAACGCTTGGGCGGGTCGGACTCCGACTTTTTTGAGTCGGTCGCCAACCTGCGCGGCTTTAAGGGAAGCTTGTACGAAGGGGGCGTCCGCGTTCCGCTGGTCGCTCGTTGGCCGGGCAAGATCAAGCCGGGTCAGGTTTCGCACTTGCCAGGCGCCCTATGGGACATGATGCCGACGATCGCCGAAGTCGCCAAAACGAAGACTCCGGAAAAGATCGACGGCTATAGCCTCGCCCCGACGATGCTCGGAACCGGCGAGCAAAAGGTGCACGACTATCTCTACTGGGAGTTCCCGGCCTACGGCGGTCAGCAATCGATCCGCATGGGCAAGTGGAAAGGAATTCGCCAAAACATGATGGTCAAAAAGAACCCCGATCCGCTGAAGATCGAACTTTACGACCTGGAAGCCGACCCCGGCGAAACGACCGACCTGGCCGCCAAGCATCCGGACCTGGTCGAGAAACTGGCCAAACTGATGGCCGAAGCCCACACTCCGTCAGAGCAGGAAGCGATTCCGGTTTTGGACGGGAAGAAGTAG
- the ruvB gene encoding Holliday junction branch migration DNA helicase RuvB gives MAREALLQQGDGYGRDEDRMLRPQSMADMVGQREVAKRLQIVVDAAMKRDEPLGHILFDGPPGLGKTTFATCIPKDLGVNFQLTSGPAIQAPKDLVPYLTNADERSVLFIDEIHRIPKAVEEYLYTAMEDFRIDIVLGEGTNARTINLQIKPFTLIGATTRSGMLSAPLRDRFILREHLDFYTDAELAEIVRRNAKKLGVTIDDDAALEVSKRSRSTPRVANNRLRWVRDYATSRADGHVTVELAREAMEMQAIDELGLDKQDRGYLSTIIRVFGGGPAGIEAIAHTMNAAPDTLADEVEPFLLRTELVVRTPRGRVVTPKAMEHLKTIKWK, from the coding sequence ATGGCCCGCGAAGCTTTATTACAGCAGGGGGACGGCTACGGTCGCGACGAAGACCGGATGCTCCGCCCGCAGTCGATGGCCGACATGGTCGGACAGCGGGAAGTCGCCAAGCGGCTGCAGATTGTCGTCGATGCGGCGATGAAACGGGACGAGCCGCTCGGGCACATCTTGTTCGATGGTCCGCCGGGGCTCGGCAAGACGACCTTTGCGACCTGCATCCCCAAAGACCTCGGCGTCAACTTCCAGCTGACCAGCGGCCCCGCGATTCAGGCGCCCAAAGACTTGGTCCCTTATCTCACCAATGCCGACGAACGTTCGGTCCTCTTCATCGACGAAATCCACCGAATCCCCAAAGCGGTCGAGGAATACCTCTACACCGCGATGGAAGACTTCCGGATTGATATCGTCCTGGGAGAAGGGACCAACGCCCGGACGATCAACCTGCAGATCAAACCGTTCACGCTGATCGGCGCGACGACCCGCAGCGGGATGCTCTCGGCGCCGCTCCGCGACCGGTTCATCCTGCGTGAACATCTCGACTTCTACACCGACGCCGAACTGGCCGAGATCGTCCGCCGCAACGCCAAGAAGCTGGGAGTGACGATCGACGACGACGCGGCGCTCGAAGTTTCCAAGCGGAGCCGCAGCACGCCGCGCGTCGCCAACAATCGTTTGCGGTGGGTTCGCGACTACGCGACCAGTCGCGCCGATGGGCACGTCACCGTCGAGCTGGCCCGCGAAGCGATGGAGATGCAAGCGATCGACGAGCTGGGACTCGACAAACAGGACCGCGGCTATCTCTCGACCATCATCCGCGTCTTTGGCGGCGGTCCGGCCGGGATCGAAGCGATTGCCCATACGATGAATGCGGCGCCCGACACGCTGGCCGACGAAGTCGAACCGTTCCTGCTGCGAACGGAACTGGTCGTCCGCACCCCGCGAGGCCGCGTGGTGACGCCGAAAGCGATGGAACATCTGAAAACCATCAAGTGGAAATGA
- a CDS encoding DUF4190 domain-containing protein, which translates to MANASDGNSTTIVVQPSDPNNMGLAGFIVSLVGLVSCGLLSPIGMVLSLFGMRKQPKGLAIAGFVMGLVGTILLVISCIFVAVVFLNTKQHLNNVHVMIDQIERTQKADELFDDFVKNNRRLPTQQEANKLLIQVDPDGKTLAYEPGERGTYTIVHAGLDGQLGTADDYRRPGFTYVPSEGQ; encoded by the coding sequence ATGGCGAACGCATCGGACGGAAACTCCACAACCATAGTCGTCCAACCAAGCGACCCCAATAACATGGGACTGGCTGGGTTCATCGTCTCGCTCGTCGGCCTTGTTTCGTGCGGTTTGTTGTCGCCGATCGGCATGGTTTTGTCGCTGTTCGGCATGCGCAAACAGCCCAAGGGATTGGCGATCGCCGGATTTGTGATGGGGCTGGTCGGAACGATCCTACTTGTGATCAGCTGCATTTTTGTCGCCGTCGTGTTCCTTAACACGAAACAACATCTCAACAATGTGCACGTGATGATCGATCAAATCGAGCGAACTCAAAAGGCGGACGAACTCTTCGACGACTTCGTCAAGAACAATCGTCGGCTGCCAACCCAACAGGAAGCGAATAAACTCCTCATTCAAGTAGATCCAGACGGCAAAACGCTCGCCTATGAGCCGGGAGAACGCGGCACCTACACCATCGTCCATGCCGGCCTAGATGGGCAACTAGGAACCGCCGACGATTACCGCCGCCCCGGCTTCACGTATGTCCCTTCGGAAGGCCAGTAG
- a CDS encoding DUF4190 domain-containing protein has protein sequence MSDASSGNRNAYRIQDNSLGLAGFIVSVFGILTCGILSPIGLLLSIFGAFKQPRGLAILGIVNGVIGSIGLLIVGSFFAVGLLGLSAVADAVDKARRVQQASNLVCDFAEENERLPTVAEAQTLFAEIDPSGDRLRYEPGEAGNFTVVEAGSDNEFDTFDDLDLEENAFAPKENDEDSPIFDEAEDSGELMDKPAE, from the coding sequence ATGAGCGACGCATCCAGCGGAAACAGAAACGCGTACCGTATCCAGGACAACAGCCTGGGATTGGCGGGGTTCATCGTTTCCGTATTCGGCATTTTGACTTGCGGCATATTGTCGCCAATCGGACTTTTGCTTTCGATTTTCGGTGCGTTCAAACAGCCGCGCGGCTTGGCCATCCTGGGGATTGTAAACGGGGTCATTGGATCAATTGGGCTACTAATCGTCGGCTCGTTCTTCGCCGTCGGCCTCCTAGGTCTGAGCGCCGTCGCCGATGCGGTCGATAAGGCGCGTCGCGTGCAACAAGCGAGCAATCTGGTCTGCGACTTTGCGGAAGAAAATGAACGGCTGCCGACCGTCGCCGAAGCGCAAACGTTGTTCGCCGAGATCGATCCCAGCGGAGACCGGCTCCGTTACGAACCAGGTGAAGCGGGCAACTTCACCGTCGTCGAGGCCGGCTCCGACAACGAATTTGATACGTTCGACGACCTTGACCTGGAAGAGAACGCTTTCGCGCCAAAAGAGAACGACGAAGATTCGCCCATCTTCGACGAGGCGGAAGATTCAGGAGAGTTGATGGACAAGCCCGCGGAATAA
- the purD gene encoding phosphoribosylamine--glycine ligase: MNVLVIGNGGREHALAWKIGQSSRVERVFVAPGNAGTALDAENVDISQTDFPALIKFAKQNNCGLTVVGPEAPLVAGVVDAFQDAGLKVFGPNKAAAQMEGSKAFCKKILRQADVPTAEYRVFRDADSATRYIKDRFPHEGEDVPVVVKADGLAAGKGVTVCHKAEDALEAIHQIARDKIFGDAGNQIVIEERLDGQEASVLAITDGQAIVTLAPAQDHKPAFDNDEGPNTGGMGAYSPTPIVTPSMMSEIEERVLVPTVHALKRSRRPFRGVLYAGLIMTNQGPKVLEYNVRLGDPECQPILMRLKSDLVDILEATVDGRLAEIEPLQWDTRPAVCVVMASDGYPGDYTKGHVIRGLSDAAEMTDVKVFHAGTTMKGSDVVTAGGRVLGVTALGDSIATAKLNAYTAVKKIRWEGAWCRKDISDKAQITPS; the protein is encoded by the coding sequence ATGAACGTACTGGTGATTGGCAACGGCGGACGCGAACACGCGCTCGCTTGGAAAATCGGTCAAAGCTCGCGTGTCGAGCGCGTTTTCGTCGCGCCCGGCAACGCCGGTACCGCGCTCGACGCCGAAAACGTCGATATCTCGCAGACCGACTTCCCGGCCCTGATCAAGTTCGCCAAGCAGAACAACTGCGGCCTGACCGTCGTCGGGCCCGAAGCGCCGCTGGTCGCCGGCGTGGTCGATGCGTTCCAAGACGCCGGGCTGAAGGTCTTCGGACCGAACAAAGCCGCCGCCCAGATGGAAGGGAGCAAGGCGTTCTGCAAAAAGATCCTCCGTCAGGCCGACGTGCCGACCGCCGAATACCGCGTCTTCCGTGACGCCGACAGCGCCACCCGTTACATCAAAGACCGCTTCCCGCACGAAGGGGAAGATGTGCCGGTCGTCGTGAAAGCGGACGGCCTGGCCGCAGGCAAAGGGGTGACCGTTTGCCACAAAGCGGAAGACGCCCTCGAAGCGATTCATCAGATCGCGCGGGATAAGATCTTCGGCGACGCCGGCAACCAGATCGTGATCGAAGAACGTCTCGACGGTCAGGAAGCGAGCGTCTTGGCGATCACCGACGGCCAGGCGATCGTCACTCTCGCGCCGGCCCAGGACCACAAGCCCGCCTTCGACAACGACGAAGGTCCCAACACCGGCGGCATGGGCGCCTACAGCCCGACTCCGATCGTCACGCCGAGCATGATGTCGGAAATTGAAGAACGAGTCCTCGTTCCGACCGTCCACGCGCTGAAGCGTTCGCGTCGTCCGTTCCGCGGCGTTCTCTACGCGGGCCTGATCATGACCAATCAAGGTCCAAAGGTGCTGGAATACAACGTCCGGCTCGGCGATCCCGAATGCCAGCCGATCTTGATGCGGCTGAAGTCGGACCTGGTCGACATCCTGGAAGCGACCGTCGACGGCCGTTTGGCCGAGATCGAACCGCTGCAGTGGGACACGCGTCCGGCGGTCTGCGTCGTGATGGCCTCGGACGGCTACCCCGGCGACTACACCAAAGGTCACGTCATCCGCGGTCTCTCTGACGCCGCCGAAATGACTGACGTGAAAGTCTTCCACGCCGGCACCACGATGAAAGGTTCCGACGTCGTCACCGCCGGCGGCCGCGTCCTGGGCGTCACGGCCCTGGGGGACTCGATCGCCACGGCGAAACTGAACGCCTACACCGCGGTCAAAAAGATCCGCTGGGAAGGCGCCTGGTGCCGCAAAGACATCTCCGACAAAGCGCAAATCACGCCGTCGTAG
- a CDS encoding cupredoxin domain-containing protein, with amino-acid sequence MKSLHFSSALLLALCVSGIASAEGWGTIKGKFVVDGKVGDPAPLEITKDKEVCTKTKLFDESLLVSADGGLKNVCVWVSLGRRDPQPPVHPDYDKTADATILVDNLACAYVPHVAVVRPSQKVEFKNSDPIAHNFKVDGFANNPFNTLVPAGGTYEHQFPSEERVPMVAACSIHPWMSGFIVVKESPYVAVSAEDGTFEIKNMPAGEWKFQFWHTSGGYLGEVKMGGKSEKDRKGEYEVKVEDGKTTDLGVITVSADILKKK; translated from the coding sequence ATGAAATCGCTACATTTCAGCTCCGCCCTGTTGCTGGCTCTGTGCGTCAGCGGCATCGCCTCGGCCGAAGGCTGGGGAACGATCAAAGGCAAGTTCGTCGTCGACGGCAAAGTTGGCGATCCGGCTCCGCTGGAAATCACCAAAGACAAAGAAGTCTGCACCAAGACCAAGCTGTTTGACGAATCGCTGCTGGTTAGCGCCGACGGCGGTTTGAAGAACGTTTGCGTCTGGGTTTCGCTCGGTCGCCGCGACCCGCAGCCGCCGGTTCACCCGGACTACGATAAGACGGCTGACGCCACGATCTTGGTCGACAACCTGGCTTGCGCCTACGTTCCGCACGTCGCCGTCGTTCGTCCGTCGCAGAAGGTCGAGTTCAAGAACTCGGACCCGATCGCTCACAACTTCAAGGTGGACGGCTTCGCCAACAACCCGTTCAACACGTTGGTTCCGGCCGGCGGAACGTACGAACATCAGTTCCCGTCGGAAGAACGCGTTCCGATGGTCGCCGCTTGCTCGATTCACCCGTGGATGAGCGGCTTCATCGTCGTGAAGGAATCGCCGTACGTCGCCGTTTCGGCCGAAGACGGCACGTTTGAAATCAAGAACATGCCGGCCGGCGAATGGAAGTTCCAGTTCTGGCACACCAGCGGCGGTTACCTGGGCGAAGTGAAGATGGGCGGCAAGTCCGAAAAGGACCGCAAGGGCGAATACGAAGTGAAGGTGGAAGACGGCAAGACGACCGACCTGGGCGTCATCACCGTTTCGGCCGACATTTTGAAGAAGAAGTAA
- a CDS encoding c-type cytochrome produces MNAEDCSRTGRGGWAGWALVVLGAIATTGCYSPAAKFEPNKIAIHKSELENEYQFSEQYQLQPIAKILADAFGTPDDPKLPPVPGIEDVLDLEKIKMAAGPYGSDENGKQRGLYRQHCVHCHGINGDGAGPTAAFLDPYPRDYRPGKYKFKSTGTGLPPTHADLKRIIDNGAAGTAMPSFKLLTEDEVEALTHYVKYLSIRGQAELFLIEAQFGDLYPAVVKSPSERNAEEQKYVDELSPEEVEEEKEEFLEEVKFFESEENIVEEVIGPIVDSWAEAIDEVTIVDERPGKVDTASIEKGRELFFSAKTGCAGCHGESALGDGQTAEADFYDDWTRFYYDPSDPSTLPGYLALGALEPRKLRPRNLRQGVFRGGRRPLDIYWRIRNGIEGAKMPAAPPSVTDEEIWQLVDFVRHGLPYDALSENEPHQPENARVRN; encoded by the coding sequence ATGAATGCGGAAGATTGCAGTAGAACAGGACGCGGCGGTTGGGCTGGATGGGCGCTAGTCGTTCTCGGCGCGATTGCGACGACGGGCTGTTATTCGCCGGCGGCGAAGTTCGAACCGAACAAGATCGCGATTCACAAGAGCGAGCTGGAAAACGAGTATCAATTCTCTGAGCAGTATCAGCTGCAACCGATCGCCAAGATTCTGGCCGACGCGTTCGGTACGCCGGACGATCCCAAGTTGCCGCCGGTTCCGGGGATCGAAGACGTGCTTGATCTCGAGAAGATCAAGATGGCGGCCGGTCCTTACGGCAGCGACGAAAACGGCAAACAGCGCGGTCTCTATCGTCAACACTGCGTTCATTGCCATGGGATCAACGGCGACGGCGCCGGTCCGACGGCCGCTTTCCTCGATCCCTACCCGCGCGACTATCGCCCCGGCAAATACAAATTCAAATCGACCGGCACCGGCTTGCCTCCGACGCACGCCGACCTGAAGCGGATCATCGACAACGGCGCCGCCGGCACGGCGATGCCGAGTTTCAAGCTGCTGACCGAAGACGAAGTCGAAGCGCTGACCCACTATGTGAAGTACCTGTCGATTCGGGGTCAGGCCGAACTGTTTCTGATTGAAGCTCAGTTTGGCGATCTCTACCCGGCAGTGGTGAAGTCGCCGAGCGAGCGGAACGCCGAAGAGCAGAAGTACGTCGACGAACTGTCGCCGGAAGAAGTGGAAGAAGAGAAGGAAGAGTTCCTCGAAGAGGTGAAGTTCTTCGAGTCGGAAGAGAACATCGTCGAAGAGGTGATTGGTCCGATCGTCGACAGTTGGGCCGAAGCGATCGACGAAGTGACGATCGTCGACGAGAGACCGGGCAAGGTCGATACCGCGTCGATTGAGAAGGGACGCGAGTTGTTCTTCTCGGCCAAGACCGGGTGCGCCGGCTGCCATGGCGAATCGGCGCTCGGCGACGGACAGACGGCGGAAGCCGACTTTTACGACGACTGGACGCGGTTCTATTACGATCCGAGCGATCCGAGCACCTTGCCCGGCTACTTGGCGCTGGGCGCCTTGGAGCCGCGTAAGCTTCGCCCGCGTAATCTGCGGCAAGGGGTGTTCCGCGGCGGTCGCCGTCCGCTCGACATTTACTGGCGAATTCGCAACGGCATCGAAGGGGCGAAAATGCCGGCCGCGCCGCCGAGCGTTACCGACGAAGAGATTTGGCAGCTGGTCGACTTTGTACGACATGGACTGCCGTACGACGCATTAAGCGAAAACGAGCCGCACCAACCGGAAAACGCGCGCGTGAGGAATTAG
- a CDS encoding cytochrome c oxidase subunit II: MGRVWSILFLTVPILGVWTFVAAMNDWWPMSEGAFGPGQWFPALDVSNHVIDHLFYLILYLTGAVFIGTGLVLFWFLWRYDAATNKDPVVFSHGSHALEVVWSILPAVVLLFIAIYQMDAWANARMRRPLTAEGAVKPPLCRVSGRQFEWRIQYPGEDGRLDTPDDLHVLNDLYVPVNEEVVIEIESLDVLHSFFLPNMRVKQDVVPGMRQYVWFHPVKEGVSDIVCAELCGWGHYKMRGQISVVNAAEYDRWFSAAYAAQETSAYDPAEEEE; encoded by the coding sequence GTGGGTAGAGTTTGGAGCATCCTGTTTTTGACGGTCCCGATCCTTGGGGTGTGGACCTTCGTGGCGGCCATGAATGATTGGTGGCCGATGAGCGAAGGCGCCTTCGGACCGGGACAATGGTTTCCGGCGCTCGACGTCAGCAACCATGTCATCGACCATTTGTTTTATCTGATTCTCTATTTGACCGGCGCCGTGTTCATCGGGACCGGGCTGGTGTTGTTCTGGTTCCTGTGGCGCTACGACGCCGCGACCAACAAAGATCCGGTCGTCTTTTCGCACGGCAGTCACGCGCTGGAAGTGGTCTGGTCGATCTTGCCGGCGGTGGTGCTGTTGTTTATCGCGATCTACCAGATGGACGCGTGGGCGAACGCTCGTATGCGACGTCCGCTGACGGCCGAGGGAGCGGTCAAGCCGCCGCTCTGCCGCGTGAGCGGACGTCAGTTTGAATGGCGAATTCAGTACCCGGGCGAAGATGGTCGACTCGATACGCCGGACGATTTGCATGTCTTGAACGACTTGTACGTCCCGGTCAACGAAGAGGTGGTGATCGAGATCGAGAGCTTGGACGTACTGCACAGCTTCTTCTTGCCCAACATGCGGGTCAAGCAAGACGTGGTGCCGGGGATGCGACAATACGTCTGGTTCCATCCGGTGAAAGAAGGGGTGAGCGACATCGTTTGCGCCGAGCTATGCGGTTGGGGACATTACAAGATGCGCGGGCAAATCTCGGTCGTAAACGCCGCCGAATATGATCGGTGGTTTTCGGCCGCCTACGCCGCCCAGGAAACTTCGGCGTACGACCCGGCGGAGGAAGAAGAATAG